The following are from one region of the Candidatus Acidulodesulfobacterium ferriphilum genome:
- the hisS gene encoding histidine--tRNA ligase: protein MSSLVQPPKGTRDFLPEEMILRRRVMETIRDCFALYGFVEIDSPVFEYFELLSRKCGEEIEKEIYTFEDKAKRKLGLRFEFTSPLGRYYATNREKLTKPFKRYTIGKVYRYENPQTGRYREFYQADADIIGSYSMNVELELLDLAIFTLTKLEMGSYEIILNNRKLLDGIINAAGIGEGKKDAALRALDKTAKIGEDGVIKEFKENGINEENYRSFMEFIKFDKDLADMEKLSILNKRLNKSVKDELAKNQAIEGDKELLSILENAGAIGLDFIKYDPLLVRGLGYYTGPIFEIKSKDLSIGSFAAGGRYDNLVELYGARPEGACGISFGVERIIDIIMQRDEKALQFLHSPVKLYIVYLSENERLYAYKAAKTLRLKGISVELSVSVSPNISKEIKYADKKKIEYVAIIGEKEADEKKLTVKNIKTREEKLITLEKLIELLNNNYI from the coding sequence ATGAGCAGTCTTGTGCAGCCCCCCAAGGGGACGAGGGATTTTTTGCCCGAAGAGATGATATTGAGAAGAAGGGTTATGGAAACCATAAGGGATTGTTTTGCCCTTTACGGGTTTGTCGAGATAGATTCGCCCGTTTTTGAATATTTCGAGCTTCTTTCAAGGAAATGCGGAGAGGAAATCGAAAAGGAGATATACACCTTCGAGGATAAAGCCAAAAGAAAATTAGGCCTAAGGTTCGAATTTACCTCGCCGTTAGGAAGGTATTACGCGACAAACAGGGAAAAACTTACTAAACCGTTTAAAAGATATACAATCGGCAAAGTATATAGATATGAAAACCCTCAGACAGGAAGATACAGGGAGTTTTATCAGGCGGATGCCGATATAATAGGCTCTTATTCCATGAATGTGGAGCTTGAACTATTGGACTTGGCGATATTTACGCTTACAAAATTAGAAATGGGCAGTTACGAAATTATTTTAAACAACAGAAAACTCCTTGACGGAATTATTAATGCCGCCGGAATCGGCGAAGGCAAAAAAGACGCGGCGCTCAGGGCGCTGGACAAAACCGCAAAAATCGGAGAGGACGGAGTAATAAAAGAGTTTAAAGAAAACGGGATTAACGAAGAAAATTACAGGTCTTTTATGGAATTTATCAAATTTGATAAAGATTTAGCCGATATGGAAAAATTATCGATATTAAACAAAAGACTCAATAAATCCGTTAAAGATGAGTTAGCTAAGAATCAAGCTATAGAAGGAGACAAAGAGCTTTTGTCTATATTAGAAAACGCAGGCGCTATCGGTTTAGACTTTATAAAATACGACCCTCTTTTAGTCAGGGGGCTGGGTTATTATACGGGACCTATTTTTGAAATAAAATCTAAGGATTTAAGTATCGGAAGTTTTGCGGCCGGCGGAAGATACGATAATTTGGTAGAGCTCTATGGCGCCCGTCCGGAAGGAGCCTGCGGAATATCTTTCGGCGTAGAAAGAATTATAGATATTATAATGCAAAGAGATGAAAAAGCTCTTCAATTCCTGCATTCGCCCGTTAAATTATATATCGTTTATTTAAGCGAAAATGAAAGGTTATATGCTTACAAAGCTGCTAAAACCCTTCGTTTAAAGGGGATAAGCGTGGAATTATCCGTTTCGGTTTCTCCAAATATTTCGAAAGAGATTAAATATGCGGATAAGAAAAAGATAGAATATGTGGCTATAATAGGCGAAAAAGAGGCCGATGAAAAGAAATTAACCGTAAAAAATATAAAAACGAGAGAAGAAAAGCTTATAACCTTAGAAAAGTTGATTGAATTGTTAAACAACAATTATATATAA
- a CDS encoding M48 family peptidase has protein sequence MNIFGNKKARQTVIKSEIKINNLDVTVLKKNIKNLHLNVLPPDGKVRVSAPKRFNDDNIRLFVISKLPWIRKHIERFQLQPRETPREYVTGESHYFKGARYLLNVIEYDGKLKIETRNTKYIDFYVKKNMSREQKERIFLRWYKKELEKELSDIFIEWQNIMGVGIKEWRIKKMKTKWGTCNIKAKRIWINLELIKKPAYCIEYIVVHELAHLLEKNHNKRFYGYMDKFMPQWKNYKKELNGSALRHYENI, from the coding sequence ATGAATATATTCGGAAATAAAAAAGCAAGGCAAACGGTAATTAAGTCGGAAATTAAGATAAATAATCTGGATGTAACGGTTTTAAAAAAAAATATAAAAAATTTGCATTTAAATGTTCTTCCCCCGGACGGAAAAGTAAGGGTATCCGCCCCTAAAAGGTTTAATGATGACAACATCCGGCTTTTCGTTATATCGAAATTGCCGTGGATTAGAAAGCATATCGAGCGTTTTCAATTACAGCCGAGAGAAACTCCGAGGGAATATGTTACAGGAGAAAGCCATTATTTTAAAGGCGCAAGATATTTGCTAAACGTTATCGAATATGACGGAAAGCTAAAAATAGAAACAAGAAATACGAAATATATCGATTTTTATGTAAAAAAGAATATGAGCCGCGAGCAGAAGGAGAGAATATTTTTACGCTGGTACAAGAAAGAATTAGAGAAAGAGCTTTCGGATATTTTCATAGAATGGCAGAATATTATGGGGGTCGGGATAAAAGAGTGGAGAATCAAAAAGATGAAGACAAAGTGGGGCACCTGCAACATTAAAGCCAAAAGAATATGGATAAATTTGGAACTTATTAAAAAACCTGCTTATTGCATCGAATACATAGTAGTCCATGAACTGGCGCATTTGCTGGAAAAGAATCATAATAAAAGATTTTACGGATATATGGATAAATTTATGCCCCAATGGAAAAATTATAAAAAAGAATTAAACGGATCTGCATTAAGACATTACGAAAATATATAA
- a CDS encoding HAD family phosphatase, whose translation MSEYIKTVFLDIGSVLLTNGWDRKSRKLASAKFNLDYEDFEARHEDLFALYEEGKISLDYYLDKTLFYKERPFSRNEFKAFMFDQSQPYPQMIDLFAGLKEKYKFKLVSINNEGLELSVYRIKKFSLDPLFDFFVTSCFVHIRKPDENIFKLALNLSYAKPDESIFIDDRSFNVETAANLGINAFRHTDYESTKGKLSLFGFI comes from the coding sequence ATGTCCGAATATATAAAAACGGTTTTTTTAGATATCGGCAGCGTATTGCTCACCAACGGCTGGGATAGAAAATCAAGAAAACTCGCCTCGGCTAAATTTAATTTAGATTATGAAGATTTTGAAGCAAGGCATGAAGATTTATTTGCTCTGTACGAAGAAGGAAAAATTTCTTTGGATTATTATCTCGATAAAACTCTATTTTACAAAGAGCGTCCTTTTTCCAGAAATGAATTTAAAGCCTTTATGTTTGACCAGTCCCAACCTTATCCGCAAATGATTGATTTATTTGCCGGCCTTAAAGAAAAATATAAATTTAAACTGGTTTCAATCAACAATGAGGGTCTTGAACTGTCGGTTTACAGGATAAAGAAATTTTCGCTCGATCCATTATTTGATTTTTTCGTCACATCATGTTTTGTCCACATAAGGAAACCCGATGAAAACATTTTTAAGCTCGCATTAAATTTATCTTATGCAAAACCGGACGAATCTATTTTTATAGACGATAGAAGTTTTAATGTGGAAACTGCCGCCAATCTTGGAATTAATGCTTTTAGACACACAGATTACGAATCTACAAAAGGAAAACTCTCCCTGTTTGGATTTATTTAA